The genomic segment TTTTGCTGCACTATCGGGCATGAACGGCTGAATAAGGATTCCCACCTGGCGAATAACTTCTGCCGTGACATACAATACTGTGCCCATGCGTTCCGGATCGGTTTTCTTGAGCGCCCAAGGTTCCTGCCCCGCAAAATACCCATTCGCGTCAGAAACAACCTTCCAGATAACTTCCAGCGCCTGGTGAAAGGCCTGCTCGTCCATTTTTTCACGCACTTTTTCCAAAAGCCCGTCGGCAGCAGCGAGAATATCACGATCGGCCTGCGTTAACGTACCGGGGACGGGGATACGAGATTCACAATTTTTGTAGATCATGCTGAGGCTGCGCTGGGCCAGATTGCCCAGATCATTGGCCAGATCGCTGTTGATGCGGTTGATCATGGCCTGCCGGGAATAATCCCCATCATTGCCAAACGGCACTTCCCGCATCAGGAAATAGCGCACCTGGTCCAGACCGAATTCCTCAACAATCTGGAACGGGTCAATCACGTTACCAATGGATTTGGATATTTTCTGTCCCTCATTGGTCCACCAGCCATGGGCAAAAATACGCCGGGGCAAGGGAATTTCGGCCGCCATAAGAAAAGCCGGCCAGTAGACCGCATGAAACCGCAGAATATCCTTGCCCACCATATGCATATCGGCGGGCCAGAATTTGCGGAAAATAGCGCTGTCCATATCCGGGTAGCCCACGGCCGTCAGATAATTGGTCAGCGCGTCAATCCAGACATACATGATGTGTTTGTCATTGCCCGGCACTGGCACGCCCCACTGAAAACTGGTGCGGGAAATGGACAGATCCCTGAGCCCCCCTTCCACAAAACTTTTCACTTCGTTGCGGCGACTTTTGGGCAGAACCGCCTCCGGCAGCGTGTCATACCATTTGAGAAGCTCCTCCCCCCAGGCGGAAAGACGGAAAAAATAACTCTCTTCTTCCACCCATTCCACTGGCGCGCCCGTAGGCGCCAGCTTTTCACCGCCTTCCCCCTCGATCAGTTCGCTTTCAGCATAAAAGGCTTCATCACGCACCGAATACCATCCGGCATATTTATCCAGATAGATCTGACCATTATCTTCCAGTTTTCGCCACAACGCCTGAACCGCCCGTTTGTGACGTTCTTCAGTAGTGCGGATAAAATCATCATTGGAAAAATTCATGAACGTGGCCAGCTTACGGAATCCCTGAGACACATCATCACAGAATTCCTGCGGCGTTTTGCCGGCGGCCCGAGCGGATTTTTCGACTTTCTGACCATGTTCGTCCGTGCCCGTCAGAAACATCACTTCATACCCGTCCAGCCGTTTAAAACGCGCAAGAACATCACAGGCCAGCGTGGTATAGGCATGGCCAATATGCGGTTTGTCATTCACATAATAGATGGGCGTCGTAATGTAAAAAGCAGACGACATAATCCAGTTACTCCGGTTAATTCCTGATAAAATTAACCCTTCACCGTCTGGCTGATCATGGAAAAAATGTTGATGACGACAAGTTTCCGATCCAGGTTGACGGCATCGGTGCGGGTTATTAATTGGCTAACCTTTTCCCATAGCTCGCCCCATTGATCAAGCGGAATTCTTTGACCGAGCGACGCCATAAGCTCAAGCTCCCCTGTCATCACCGGATGAACGGACGAGACCTGCTCCTGGGCGGATAATGCTGCATGCCGGGTCATGCGGTTCATGAAACGCAGCAAAAGCTCTCCAAACAGACGGAATCTGTCTTGATTATTGCGCCCGGCCAGTTCGCCGGCCAACACATGCAGGGCCGGCACGTTCACCTCTGGCAGAGTGGATAATAGCGAAAGTATTTGACTGTAAAGCTCCAGTCCCTTCTGATGCACCAGGTTCAGCGCATATCCCGGGCTGCCTTCGCTAAGTACGGCATAGCCCGCAAGCTCCTCTTCGGGAAGCTCTGGATTTTCCCGCCGCAAAATTTCAGCCACGGCCTGATCCGTGAGCGGTTTCAGACGCATCTGACGGCATCTCGACCTGATGGTGGGCAACAGTCGGCCCGGCGCATGCGCCAGAATGAAAAGCAAAGCATGACGAGGAGGTTCTTCAAGAACCTTCAGTAAGGCGTTGGCCGCATTACGATTCATTTCATCGGCACTGTCTATGATGGCGATGCGCCAGCCCCCATCGCTGGAAGTGGTATTAAAAAACCCCTGAAGCCGGCGCACCTCGTCAATGACAATCTCCTTGCGCCGTTTGCCGGTTTTCTCATCCAGGCCCCGTTCTATGCTCAACAGGTCAGGATGACTTCCCGCATTAATCAATTGATTGGTCCGGCTTTCGGGATCAGTGGCCAGAGTTGTAAGCGCCGTCTTTTCCAGGGTGTCGCCAAAAAGACCGCCGCCTGCCTCCTCTGTCGGCGCATGATGCAATAAAAACCGCGCCATGTGATAAGCCAGCGAGGCCTTACCAATACCGCGCGGGCCGGTGATCATCCACGCATGATGCAGTTTGTCGGCATTAAAGGCATCAAGGAACAGGCGTGATGCCGCCTCATGCCCGATAACTTCCCGACACAGGCGGGCATGGGGGACCATTTCAAGTTCTTCCATTGCCCTCACTCCAGTCCAAACCGGTCTTTCACACACTGCCAGATGCGTTCTTCCACGTCGTCGACACGGCCTTCCGCAGCGATCACGGTAATCCGCTGCGGGTTTTTCGCGGCAATATCAAGAAAGGCCTCACGCAGTTTTTCGTGGAATCCCTTCCCCATTCTTTCATACCGGTCTTCGCGCTGTTGCCCTGTCTCCGTCTTTTGCCGCATTCTGGCCCGCTCTAACCCCAACGAGGCCCCGCCATTCAAAAGCAGGGTAAAGTCAGGCCAGAAGTTGTCGGTCACGATCTTATGCAGGTCAAGAATCCTATCCACCCCAAGCCCTTGGGCATATCCCTGATACGCCAGGGTGGAATCGGCATAACGATCACAGATAACCCATTTCCCTGCCCGTAATGCCGGCAGCACCGTCCGATCCAGATGGTCGCGCCGGGCCGCATAATGCAACAGGGTTTCGGTCATGGGGGTCCATTTATCCGTGCCACCGGTTACCAGAAGCCCACGAATTGCTTCCGCCCCCGGCGCCCCGCCTGGCTCCCGGGTCAACACCACTTCTATCCCGTGGTGTTCCAGCCTTTCCCTGAGCCGCAAGGCCTGGGTGGACTTGCCCACCCCTTCCCCGCCTTCAAAGGTAATAAAGCGGCCCTTAAACGACGAACCAGAATGGGCAAGTGTTTTATCGGCCACGGCCTGAGGACCCTATCAGCATATAGTTCAGAGCAGCTTTCAAGCGGTTAAAACCACCCAGTTTTCCGACATCTTCGCCGGCCACCAGTGGCAGACGTACCGATTCCATATGAGGAGATGAGATCTCCAGCATGGCCACAGGCTGTCCCTTCACGATCGGCGCCGCAATGGGCCCTTCGTAAATTACCTTGGCTTTCATCTTGCGACGCGCTTCACGGCTCATAGACAGGGTGACATCCTGTTCCAACACTAACGGCACCTGATCCTTTTCCCCCAGCCACACATTGGCATAATCAAGCGTTTTTCCCGCCTGCAGCAGGTTGTAAACATCAAAGTTACGGAATCCATAATTCAGAAGCCGTTCGGATTCCCGCGCTCGGGCCCGTTCGCTGGGCAACCCATTGACCACCAGAATCAGCCGCCGGTCATCCCGTTTGGCCGAAGCCACAAGCCCGAACCCCGCCGCTTCTGTATGACCGGTTTTTAGGCCGTCCGCTTCCGGCATGCTATAAAGGATGGGATTGCGGTTGGTTTGGCGAATATCGTTATAGGTGAATTCTTTTTCCGCAAACATGGCATAATATTCTGGAAAATTGGCGATCATTTTCTGAGCCAGGATCGCCAGATCCCGCGCCGACATGTAATGGTTTTCATCCGGCCAGCCATTGCTGTTCACCATATGGGTGTTTGTCATGCCAAGTTCGCGGGCTTTTTCGTTCATCCAGTCCACGAAGACCGCTTCCGAGCCTGCCAGCCCTTCTGCCAGGACCACACAGGCATCATTGCCGCTTTGCACAATGATCCCCATCAAAAGATCGTGAACCGTGACCCGGTCACCGGCCTTGAGAAACATGGTGGAGCCTTTAAGGCGCCATTTCCGCCAGGCTGCTTCGCTG from the Luteithermobacter gelatinilyticus genome contains:
- the metG gene encoding methionine--tRNA ligase; protein product: MSSAFYITTPIYYVNDKPHIGHAYTTLACDVLARFKRLDGYEVMFLTGTDEHGQKVEKSARAAGKTPQEFCDDVSQGFRKLATFMNFSNDDFIRTTEERHKRAVQALWRKLEDNGQIYLDKYAGWYSVRDEAFYAESELIEGEGGEKLAPTGAPVEWVEEESYFFRLSAWGEELLKWYDTLPEAVLPKSRRNEVKSFVEGGLRDLSISRTSFQWGVPVPGNDKHIMYVWIDALTNYLTAVGYPDMDSAIFRKFWPADMHMVGKDILRFHAVYWPAFLMAAEIPLPRRIFAHGWWTNEGQKISKSIGNVIDPFQIVEEFGLDQVRYFLMREVPFGNDGDYSRQAMINRINSDLANDLGNLAQRSLSMIYKNCESRIPVPGTLTQADRDILAAADGLLEKVREKMDEQAFHQALEVIWKVVSDANGYFAGQEPWALKKTDPERMGTVLYVTAEVIRQVGILIQPFMPDSAAKMLDQLNLDQAARGFDQLGETGRLPSGTVLDKPQGVFPRFVEQEA
- a CDS encoding DNA polymerase III subunit delta'; this translates as MEELEMVPHARLCREVIGHEAASRLFLDAFNADKLHHAWMITGPRGIGKASLAYHMARFLLHHAPTEEAGGGLFGDTLEKTALTTLATDPESRTNQLINAGSHPDLLSIERGLDEKTGKRRKEIVIDEVRRLQGFFNTTSSDGGWRIAIIDSADEMNRNAANALLKVLEEPPRHALLFILAHAPGRLLPTIRSRCRQMRLKPLTDQAVAEILRRENPELPEEELAGYAVLSEGSPGYALNLVHQKGLELYSQILSLLSTLPEVNVPALHVLAGELAGRNNQDRFRLFGELLLRFMNRMTRHAALSAQEQVSSVHPVMTGELELMASLGQRIPLDQWGELWEKVSQLITRTDAVNLDRKLVVINIFSMISQTVKG
- the tmk gene encoding dTMP kinase; amino-acid sequence: MADKTLAHSGSSFKGRFITFEGGEGVGKSTQALRLRERLEHHGIEVVLTREPGGAPGAEAIRGLLVTGGTDKWTPMTETLLHYAARRDHLDRTVLPALRAGKWVICDRYADSTLAYQGYAQGLGVDRILDLHKIVTDNFWPDFTLLLNGGASLGLERARMRQKTETGQQREDRYERMGKGFHEKLREAFLDIAAKNPQRITVIAAEGRVDDVEERIWQCVKDRFGLE
- a CDS encoding D-alanyl-D-alanine carboxypeptidase family protein; this encodes MVDLKRSFFTILMVFLSAQGGTSAAFGAQNIQTIAEHAILIEGATGDVLFAKEPDTPMAPSSMSKLLTVYIAFEKLRDGVITLNDEIEVSEAAWRKWRLKGSTMFLKAGDRVTVHDLLMGIIVQSGNDACVVLAEGLAGSEAVFVDWMNEKARELGMTNTHMVNSNGWPDENHYMSARDLAILAQKMIANFPEYYAMFAEKEFTYNDIRQTNRNPILYSMPEADGLKTGHTEAAGFGLVASAKRDDRRLILVVNGLPSERARARESERLLNYGFRNFDVYNLLQAGKTLDYANVWLGEKDQVPLVLEQDVTLSMSREARRKMKAKVIYEGPIAAPIVKGQPVAMLEISSPHMESVRLPLVAGEDVGKLGGFNRLKAALNYMLIGSSGRGR